From the Pseudomonadota bacterium genome, one window contains:
- a CDS encoding serine/threonine protein kinase has protein sequence MASIPSGERLLIRKRYEVDVLHEGTMSTVFVGRDLESGREVVLKSALSADFERSSTLVKEREMLNRLDHPGIVRAIDLFAQDDRTVLVLERVPGHDLEHLLRLGDHPPTESQVRTWGLELAEILGHLHAQSPPVIYRDLKPSNIMVRPDGRLVLVDFGAARVRTESPKDTVALGTPGYAAPEQYGGLATDERADVYGLGVTLFELLTRRDPASFGFSFPPLRDLGVAVSPSLEAALSRATSARAADRFASMQGFRDALQGRPRRSPLSLSMLALCLLLALAACASLSAPSWVIRYIEGIAL, from the coding sequence ATGGCGAGCATCCCGTCGGGCGAACGCCTGCTCATCCGGAAGCGCTACGAAGTGGACGTGCTGCACGAGGGCACGATGTCGACGGTGTTCGTCGGCCGCGACCTGGAGAGCGGTCGCGAGGTGGTTCTCAAATCAGCCCTCTCGGCCGATTTCGAGCGTTCGAGCACGCTGGTCAAGGAGCGCGAGATGCTCAACCGCCTCGACCACCCCGGAATCGTGCGCGCGATCGACCTCTTCGCCCAAGACGACCGCACGGTGCTGGTTCTCGAACGCGTGCCCGGACACGATCTCGAGCACCTGCTCCGGCTCGGCGACCACCCCCCCACTGAGAGCCAGGTGCGCACCTGGGGGCTCGAGCTGGCCGAGATCCTGGGGCATCTGCACGCCCAGAGCCCTCCTGTGATCTATCGCGATCTGAAGCCGTCGAACATCATGGTTCGTCCGGACGGCCGGCTCGTTCTCGTCGACTTCGGCGCGGCCCGGGTGCGCACCGAGAGCCCGAAAGACACCGTGGCGCTGGGCACGCCAGGCTACGCCGCCCCAGAGCAGTACGGGGGCCTGGCCACCGACGAGCGCGCCGATGTCTACGGGCTGGGCGTGACCTTGTTCGAGCTCCTGACCCGACGTGATCCGGCGAGCTTCGGCTTCTCGTTCCCTCCGCTGCGCGATCTCGGGGTTGCGGTCTCCCCCTCGCTGGAAGCCGCCCTCTCGAGGGCCACGAGCGCGCGAGCCGCCGACCGATTCGCTTCGATGCAGGGCTTTCGCGACGCCCTTCAGGGACGCCCCCGTCGCAGCCCGCTCTCGCTCTCGATGCTGGCGCTCTGCCTGCTCCTCGCGCTGGCGGCGTGCGCAAGCCTCTCCGCGCCGTCGTGGGTGATCCGGTACATCGAGGGGATTGCGCTC